ACCATCGCCGAATTCACCGCTCTGGCCAAGGCCATCGAATCGTGTGGAGAGGGAGATGAGGCACAATGAGTCCGGTAATCTCACATCCACGCTCAGCCGCTGCCCGACATCAGTCCGATGAGCTCTCCCCCATCACCATTACGGTGGATTGCCCGGCGAAAACCAATCTCACCTTGGAAGTGGGACCTGCTCACGACGAATGGGGCGGACGCCACGAACTGGACACCATCTACTGCGCAATCGGCGTATACGACACCGTCACCGCAACCGCCAAGCAACCCGGAGCAGGATTCTCTCTGGAGCTCGAAGGCGCTTATTTGGGCGACTTGGCCTCCTCACGCAGCGACATGCGCCGCAACCATGCGGTACTGGCCCTCTTCGCCATGGCCCAGGCGGCCGAGCGCGAGCCGGATGTGGCGTTGACCATCACCAAGCGCATTCCCGTGGGTGCCGGACTAGGCGGCGGTTCAGCCGACGCCGCGGCGACCATGCTGGCGGTCAATCGTCTCTGGGAGCTGAACTGGCCCATAGAGCGCCTGCGCACCATTGCTGCCACGTTGGGCGCGGACATGCCGTTCTGCCTGACCGGTGGCCTTGCATACGGCACCGGTTTCGGCGAACGCATCACGGATATCGCCCCCGGCAGCCGCGATGAGCTGGCGCTGATAGAACAGGGATTCAGCGGCGAAGTATTGGTCGGCGCATACCAGTCGCAACTCAGCACTCCTGAGGTCTACCACACCTTTGACATCGTGGGAGCCGCAGAAGGCGACCGCAATCATCTGCAGGCTGCGGCAATCAGCCTGCATCCCCGCAGCGGGCAGGCCATCGACGCCGCCACGCAGGCGGGTGCCAGCCATGCATTCGTCTCCGGATCCGGCCCCTCAGTGGTCGCTTTCGCCGCCGACGAGGCAGCGGCACAACGCATTATCGAGGTGTGGCGCGATACAGCTGTGGTCGATCGTATTATTCGAGCCAAATCTCCCGAACACCCCAATATCAGCGTCAGACAGTGACGCTAAGGTAGCAACCAGCCACCCGACCCATGAAAGAAGTCCACCGATGACGTATCAGGTTGATGAACGTGAAGCCCGCAAGGCGTACGTGCGCCGCCGCCAGACCATCGTCTTTTCCATCAGCGGCGCGGTATTGGCAGTAGTGCTGGTCATAGCCCTACTGTTCAATTTCCACGTTTTCGGCCTCGGCGAAGTGGAGACTCCGGCCAGCCAGCCGAATTACGGCAACGCGGCGCCGTGCGCGGTCAAGGACAGCAGCGGCAAAGCGCAATACGTGTCCAACGCTTCGGTCGGCATTCGCGTGATGAACGGCACCTCTCACGGCCAATTCGCCAAGGCCGTGGGTGAAGCTTTGGCCAATCGTGGATTCAGCGTGCAGAAAATCGATAACTATTCCAGCACCGACGTTGAACGCACCACCATCTACTTCGGCAAGAACGCCATTAATCAGGCGTATACGCTGATCGGCAATTTCACCGACGCCACCATGATCATGACGGCTCGCGAGGATCAGCTCATCGATGTGGTCATCGGCGCCACGTTCAACGATCTGCAGGACACCAACTCCTCCCCGCAATCCGGTAAGACCATCACCAATATCGAGGGTTGCAAGGCCGCCGATAGCATGACCAAGCTGCCCGCCGACACCAAACACGACGCATACACGGCGCAGTAAGGCGCATACAGCTTCATCTTCGCGAAAAACCGTACGCTGACACGTATTCAGCGTACGGTTTTTTGGTATCGGACTAGTATCGGACTACTGAATCTCGGCGTACCAGCGCTTGAGTTCTTCGACGGCCACATCGTGGTCCACCGGACCGTTATCCAAGCGGTATTCCAGCATGTGCTTGTAGGCGCGGCCGATCATCGGGCCGGGCTCCAGGCCCAGCAACTCCATAATTTCGTTGCCGTCCAGATCCGGGCGGATCGCGTCGAAGTCCTCTTTCTTCTTGAGTTCGCGGACGCGCTCCTCCATCTCATCCATGGCCTGGGAGAAGATCATCGCCTTGCGTTTGTTTTGTGTGGTGGCATCCGCACGCGTGAGCCTGTTCAGCCGCTCATAGAGGTGCCCGGCATCCTTGACATACCGGCGTACGGCCGAATCGGTCCACGGCTCGTCCACATAGCCGTGGAAGCGCAGGTGCATATTCACCAGTTCCGAGACGTCCTCGACCAGATGGTGGTCAAAACGCAGCGCCTTCAAACGCTTGCGGGTCATTTTGGCACCCACCGCGTCATGGTGGTGGAAGCTCACCTTGCCGCCCGACTCGAACCGGCGGGTCTTCGGCTTGCCGATATCGTGCATCACGGCGGCCAAGCGCAGCGTCAGGTCGGGGGCGGGCACCGGGCCGTCCGGGCCGGTTTCCAGGGCGATAGCACGTTCGAGCACAATCATCGTGTGCTCGAAGACGTCCTTGTGGCGGTGGTGTTCGTCGATCTGCAATTGCAGGGCCGGAATTTCCGGGAAGACGATGTCCGCAAGACCGGATTCGACCAACGCCTCAAGGCCGGCGCGCGGACGGTCGGAGAGCAGCAGTTTGGTCAGTTCGTCGCGCACACGCTCGGCGGATACGATGTCGATGCGGTCGCGCATCGAGGTAATCGCCTCGGCCGCGTCCGGCGCGATACGGAAGCCCAGCTGGGCCACGAATCGCACGGCGCGCATCATACGCAACGGATCGTCGTCAAAGGACTGTCGCGGATCCACCGGCGTGCGCAACACGCCCTTGGACAGATCACTGGCACCACCGAACGGGTCCACGAATTGCAGGTCGGGCACGCGCAGAGCCATCGCGTTGACGGTGAAGTCGCGGCGGGACAGGTCGCCCTCAAGCGTGTCGCCATAATTGACCTCGGGCTTACGCGAGTCCGGATCGTACGTGTCAGAGCGATAGGTGGTGACCTCCACCTTGACCTCGGTGCCGTCCGGGCGGCGGCGCATGGCACCCAGCGTGCCGAACTTGCGCCCCATGTCCCAGAAGCCGTCATGCCCCCACCGGCGCAGTATCGGCTCGAACTGCTCAGGCCGTGCGGATGAGCAGAAGTCCAAATCGTGGCTCTTTCTATGGAGCAGCAAATCCCTGACCGGGCCGCCGACCAATGCCAGCTCGTAACCCTGTTCGGCGAACAGTCGACCAAGTTCGATGGCTTCAGGCCATACTTCGAAATCCAATGGGCACCTTCCCGCGTGCGACGTTTTTCTGCCCTACCAGCATACCGTTACCCCACCTGCACACGGGGTTGAGTAAGGTGGAGAATATGATTACGCCCGCCGACCTTGCCCGCATGCTGGGGCAAACACCAGATTCGGCGGATAGCCATACCCAAGACCACCTGCTGTATACGTCCGAAACTCCGCATCATTCCGCCGATTCGGGCGATTCTTCCGATGTCGGCGGCACCGCGAGCCACTCCACCAATCAGGCCGTTCATCAAGACGAAGTAGACGCAGTACCGACTGCGCAACATTCCGGTGTGCCTGGCACACCCGCAACGCCCGCCACACCCGAACCATCCGAATCCGAAATATCGGACGCCACCAGCGACATGCCCGCACCGAAGCCGATGATGCCCACACCGGCCACCGTCTTCGGCATGCATGCCACCGTCACCATCGCCACTACCAGCGGCACTATCGAGGGGCAGGCTGATGGTATCGCCGGCGAGGCCGGTGCCGAGACGATTGCCGAGGTCGAGCCGATTATCGCCACAGCACAAACGTCCGTAACCATCGTCACGAACGATCCCGCGGCGACCGCTCACGCGGCCGTAGATGCTGCCGTTGCGGTCGCCAAGGCCGCCGCCGCGCACACCACAGCGATACCGACTCCGCGCGACGTGCTGATGCCGCCTGCGGCACGTACCGCACCGGCCGCAACGCCGGTCACCATGCCGGTCTCAGCGCCGTCTGCAGCACCAGTGAGGCCCGCAACGTCAGCGCATCCCACGCCGGCCACGGTCTTCGGCCGGCACCCGTCCGGAGATGTTGCCTCGCCGGAACCGGCAGTGCCGGTAGAACCGGTGACACCATCCGGCCCGACTCCGGCCATGATGCCGCAACGCCGTACGTCGGACGGTCCGACCACATTCGCTTCACTGGATGCCCAGGAACTGCCGGTCGTACGCGAATATTCGGCAGGCGGTCTGATTTTCGATGACCAGAACCGCGTGGCCATTATCGCCCGTCATTCCCGCTCCGGCCATCTCGAATGGTGCTTGCCGAAGGGGCATATCGAAAAAGGCGAGACCCCGCAGCAGACCGCTGTGCGCGAAGTGCATGAAGAGACCGGCATCCTGGGCGAGGTGATCGATTCCATCGCCACCATCGACTACTGGTTCACCGGTACCACGCAGCGCGTGCACAAGCTGGTCCATCACTTCGCGCTCAAACAGACCGGCGGTGAACTGACGGTGGAAGGAGACCCGGATCATGAGGCGGAAGACGCCATCTGGGTGCGTTTTGAAGATTTGGATGACGTGTTGAGCTATCCCAACGAACGCAAAATCGCGTGGCTCTACGCCAGGAAGAAGAACAGGCAGGCAAACGAGTGAACCTACCCGGAGTCTTACGACATTGCACACGTCTGGCACACGCACTGGCGGCTGGCGTCGCCGTTGTGGCGATGCTGGCCGCTCCATTGACCGTCTACGCGAACGATACGACGGACACGACTGATTCATCCGATACGACGGACGCAACGGGCAATCAGACCGAGAATCAGCCCAAGCAGAGCATTGCCATCACGCAAAGCACCCCCATCGTCACCTCCAAATCGGGCTATCGTGTCACCGCGGTCATCAGCAATACGGACAGCACGGCCACGTCAAGCGGCACACTGCACCTGACCACCAATGCGTTGTTCACCTTTGTCTCGCGCACCGATATTCAGAATTGGGCCGAGAACAACGCCCCCATCCCAACCCCCAACGAGTTGGGTTCCGTTGACGTGCCATCGATTCCCGCCGGCGGCACTGCCACCGTCACCATCGAGGTGAACGCCAATCAGCAGACCCTTGCCTCCATAGGGAGTTGGGGACCGAAACCGCTGATGCTGTCGTATATCGTTGGCAATCAGATACTCGCCGATTTGCCGAGTTTTCTGACCCGATCTTCGGATGGGCTCAACACCGCGACAACACCGGCCATGAACCTGACCGTGGCCATGCCCTACACCGCCAGCGGCTGGCAGGTCGATAATAAGGCCATCAGCAATCGCATTGCCGAAACCACCACTTCCTCGACATCAACATCGTCCAAGTCCAACAGCACGGACAAGGCCGACAAGTCCGATAACGCCGACGCCAGCAACGCGGCCAAAGCCACTGATACGCAAGCCATATCCTTATCCGAACAGGATGCCGATACCGCGCGATCCCTTGGGCAGACATTCGCCAAGCACCGCTCGCTGCAAGTGATCGCGGATCCTCTGTATTGGCGTCAGTCCGCAGTGCAACCGTCCATTGCCGGCATCATGCAGCCCGCCGACTTCGACATCACCGCCTATACCGCACTGGACGATACCGCGGCCTACGAAAAGGCCGGCATCACCACTGAGCAGTGGAACGCCAAGCAGGCGGCCGCATGGTATGCCGACGGAGGCGACTCCGAAACACCCTCCGCGTACGCATGGCAGGGCAACAACTGTTGGACGTTGGATGCGCTGACCGCAGCACGCGAGCAGGGCTATGACACGGTGATTGCCGATGCCTCTTTCGATGCCGACCAGACTGAAGCCGTACACACAGGCACCTACGTGGTGCATACGCCTGCCGGCGATGTCACCGTGCTGAAGGAGCAATCGACCTTGGGCACGCTGGCCAAGGGCCAAGCCACCAGCACGGACGCGCAGGCCGAGTCCAGCGATGCCGGTCGGTTGGCCCGACTGATCGCTCAGAGCGCGTTCTACCAGATGGAACAGCCCTATACATCCCGATACCTGCTTATGACGTTCTCCCGCACCACGGAGGCCAGCTGGATCGATCAGGTGATGAGCGCCTTCGAGCAGGCGTCTTGGTTGAATCTGACGGACCTGAAGACCATGGCCAAGGCCGATCCGTACAATGTCAGCGATTCGGTCAATCCCGACAATGCCGATGATGCCAACACCGCCAATACCCGGTCGGCATTGAGACAGTTGGCCGACAGCCGGCATGACATCATGCGCATGGCCACCTCCATATTGAGGAACGAGATTGATTCCGACGAGGTCTCGTCGTTGGACCCGCAGGCCCTGGCCCGGCAGGACGCCAATGACACCGCCTCGCATAGCAACGATCCGACGCAATGGATTGGCTCTTTACTGGCGCTGCATGACGATATGGCGCTGCGGTCCATGTCTGGCTCCCCCCAGCCGACAGCCACGCGAAAAGCCATGGTCAAAGCCACGAAAACACTGGCCAGCGATCTTCTGAACGGCGTACGCATCAACCCATCGGAATCAATATCCGTGTTCAGCGAATCCGCGAAAATGCCAATCACCGTCAGCAATGACCTTCCCTACGCCGTCAGCGTGCAGGTCAACTCACTGACTGACTCCATGCAGATCGTCACCTCGCGAACCGCTGACATCGATATTCCCTCGCATAGCGACGCTCAGGTGACCTTCACCATCCGCGTTTCCACTTCCGGCTCATCGACGGCCCATGTGTCGTTGACCGACCGGGAAGGCAACAGCTTCGGCAACACGCAGGACACCGCGATCACCAGTGTGATGCGCATCAGTGATGCCAGCGGCTTCATTATCATCGGCTTCGCCGTGCTACTGGGCATTATCGGCCTGTGGCGGCAGTTCCATCGGAAGAAGGACCCCGACGAATGAGTTCAAGCGTAGGTCGTAATTCCCTGATCATGGCCACGGGAACCGCTGCTTCCCGTGTGACCGGTCAGCTCCGCACGATTCTTCTCGCTGCGGCCATCGGCACCACCGGATTGGCGGCCAACGCCTATCAGGCCGGTTCCATGATTCCCCAATCCGTGTTCACGCTGGTGTCCGGCGGCATCTTCAACGCCGTGCTGGTGCCCCAGATCGTGCGCACGTTGAAAGAAAAAGACGCCCAAGAACGACTGAATCGCCTGATTACGTTGGCCATCGGCATCCTATTGGCCATGACCGTGGTGATGGCGGCGGCCAGCCCTCTGCTTGCCCGCCTGTACGTGGGTAGCGACGATCACCAGATGATAGCCCTGACCACCTCGTTCACCCTGTGGTGCATGCCTCAGGTGTTCTTCTACGGCCTGTATACGGTATTGGGTCAGATCCTGGCCGCCAAAGACCATTTCCTCACGTATGCGTGGAGCTCAACCGGTGCCAACATTATTAGTTGCGCCGGTTTTACTGGCTTTATTCTGCTGTTCAGCAAGGCCAATGAACAGCCCCTCGAATTCTGGACCGCCGACAAAATCGCGCTTACCGCAGGCACCTGGACTTTGGGCGTGGCCTTCCAAGCGCTGATACTGTTCCTGCCGCTGGCCCGTATCGGGTTCAAGTACAAACCCAGCTTCGGGCTTGGCGGCTTTGGACTCAGGTCTATGGGTCCCGTGGCGTTAGGCTCTTTGGGCGTGGTGATCACCAGTGAGATCTGCGGCATTATCCTTACCCGTATCGCCACATCCGCACCGCAGCGCGCCCACGAACTGACGGGTGCCAGCCTGTTCAGCGTGGCAGGCAACGCGACCTATCAGAATGCGTACACACTGTTCATCCTGCCCTATTCACTCATCGCCGTATCGGTATCCACGGCTATGTTCCCCAAAATCTCCCGTTCCATCGCAGCTGCGAATCTGGATGAGGCACGGCACGACCTGGTCAGCGCACTGAATAATGTGGGCCTGCTCATCATGTTCTTCGCCGCCGCCATGGTCGTGTTCCCCGAACCGATCATCCGTGCATTGCTTCCGTCCGTCTCGATGGACGAGACTATGTTGATCTCCTATGCGCTTATCGCCTTGTCTGTGGGCATTCCATTGGGGTCGGCGTTCCTGTTAATCCAGCGCACGTTCTACGCCTTTGAGGACGGCCTTCACCCCTTCCTGTCCGCGGTGATGCAGTATGGATTCACCTCAATATTCATGATCATCGGCATGATGGTACTTCCTCCTGAGCATTGGGTACTCGGCATCGCCTGCTCGGTGACCCTCGGTGGATTACTGGCGTTGCCGCTGACGTTGATGATGTTGCGCCGCAAGTTCGAAGGCAATCTTGGCGGTCGGGAGATCACGAGGACATATGCCAAGGCCATTGTGGCGGCACTGGCTTCCGGAGTTGTGGTCTGGCTGATCAAACGACCGGTAGTCGCACTGCTCGGCGCGGATATTCGACCAGTAGGCGGGCACATGAGCTGGTGGTCTGCGCTGGCCATCTGCGTGGTGCTCACCATTGTGCTGGCCGTAGTATATGTGGCTGTGTTGTGGGTGGTACACACCCCGGAACTCATCAGCGCCTATCACTCGATACTGGCCCGTCTACACAAGACTCCGGCCAGTGAGGACGTTGCTGTGACAGCCCAGCCGGAAAAAAGTCGACGCTACGTAAATCAATCCTGAGACGGAGCCCGTCAAGGATAGCCCCGCACGTAGAATATCTAAGACCAATCTCGAACACCAATCACACGGAGCCGAACGCACTATGAAACCGCAACTCGGAGACACGATTCTCAACCGATACACCTTGGTATCATCGTTGCGTGAGGAGCCTGGCATTCAGGCATGGAAAGCCAACGACCGTGTGCTGGCAAAGGATTGCCAGCTGTTCATCATTACCGATCGCAGCGCTTTCGCCGCAATCGATGAGCTCGCTGGTCGCATCGCCGCCACTCGCCCTGATCGTGTGATTCCCATACTGAAATACCGTATGGAATCCGACGTACTTCTCATTGTCATGCCGGTGGATAGCGGCCAATGCCTGACTGACTACATGGTAGATACCGCCAAGCCGCTCAGCTACAGCGCCATCCGGTCGATTATCGGAGAATGCGCCGACGTGCTGCGCGAGGTCATTGCGGATACTCCCAGCGGCATCGTCATCACAACCGACACCGTTCGAGTGACTACCTCCGGTGTGCAAATTGCCGATGCACCATGTGCCACGATGCTGGCCGATACGTCCGCTACCGATCTGCGCACGGACGGTCCTGAACGGTATGCGATTCGCCAGCTTGCGGCATTACTCTACACCCTGCTGACACGCACGCCAAGCCAAGCGACACCCACATTCAATCTGCGTGCCTTGCCGCAAGACACCCCTGGCGAATTCCGCGTGATTTGCAAGCGTGGATTGGCCTTGAGCGAGCCCGACGATCATACGTTGCCAATGGCTGCCCTTGTAGAACTCGATGCCTTGTTGGGTAATTGGAAGCCGCTCTCTGAACTGAGCGATGCTGATATTGCTTTGCCGAGCGTGGAAAGCGATTGCTCG
This DNA window, taken from Bifidobacterium longum subsp. longum JCM 1217, encodes the following:
- a CDS encoding CCA tRNA nucleotidyltransferase: MDFEVWPEAIELGRLFAEQGYELALVGGPVRDLLLHRKSHDLDFCSSARPEQFEPILRRWGHDGFWDMGRKFGTLGAMRRRPDGTEVKVEVTTYRSDTYDPDSRKPEVNYGDTLEGDLSRRDFTVNAMALRVPDLQFVDPFGGASDLSKGVLRTPVDPRQSFDDDPLRMMRAVRFVAQLGFRIAPDAAEAITSMRDRIDIVSAERVRDELTKLLLSDRPRAGLEALVESGLADIVFPEIPALQLQIDEHHRHKDVFEHTMIVLERAIALETGPDGPVPAPDLTLRLAAVMHDIGKPKTRRFESGGKVSFHHHDAVGAKMTRKRLKALRFDHHLVEDVSELVNMHLRFHGYVDEPWTDSAVRRYVKDAGHLYERLNRLTRADATTQNKRKAMIFSQAMDEMEERVRELKKKEDFDAIRPDLDGNEIMELLGLEPGPMIGRAYKHMLEYRLDNGPVDHDVAVEELKRWYAEIQ
- a CDS encoding 4-(cytidine 5'-diphospho)-2-C-methyl-D-erythritol kinase, with the protein product MSPVISHPRSAAARHQSDELSPITITVDCPAKTNLTLEVGPAHDEWGGRHELDTIYCAIGVYDTVTATAKQPGAGFSLELEGAYLGDLASSRSDMRRNHAVLALFAMAQAAEREPDVALTITKRIPVGAGLGGGSADAAATMLAVNRLWELNWPIERLRTIAATLGADMPFCLTGGLAYGTGFGERITDIAPGSRDELALIEQGFSGEVLVGAYQSQLSTPEVYHTFDIVGAAEGDRNHLQAAAISLHPRSGQAIDAATQAGASHAFVSGSGPSVVAFAADEAAAQRIIEVWRDTAVVDRIIRAKSPEHPNISVRQ
- a CDS encoding DUF6049 family protein → MLAAPLTVYANDTTDTTDSSDTTDATGNQTENQPKQSIAITQSTPIVTSKSGYRVTAVISNTDSTATSSGTLHLTTNALFTFVSRTDIQNWAENNAPIPTPNELGSVDVPSIPAGGTATVTIEVNANQQTLASIGSWGPKPLMLSYIVGNQILADLPSFLTRSSDGLNTATTPAMNLTVAMPYTASGWQVDNKAISNRIAETTTSSTSTSSKSNSTDKADKSDNADASNAAKATDTQAISLSEQDADTARSLGQTFAKHRSLQVIADPLYWRQSAVQPSIAGIMQPADFDITAYTALDDTAAYEKAGITTEQWNAKQAAAWYADGGDSETPSAYAWQGNNCWTLDALTAAREQGYDTVIADASFDADQTEAVHTGTYVVHTPAGDVTVLKEQSTLGTLAKGQATSTDAQAESSDAGRLARLIAQSAFYQMEQPYTSRYLLMTFSRTTEASWIDQVMSAFEQASWLNLTDLKTMAKADPYNVSDSVNPDNADDANTANTRSALRQLADSRHDIMRMATSILRNEIDSDEVSSLDPQALARQDANDTASHSNDPTQWIGSLLALHDDMALRSMSGSPQPTATRKAMVKATKTLASDLLNGVRINPSESISVFSESAKMPITVSNDLPYAVSVQVNSLTDSMQIVTSRTADIDIPSHSDAQVTFTIRVSTSGSSTAHVSLTDREGNSFGNTQDTAITSVMRISDASGFIIIGFAVLLGIIGLWRQFHRKKDPDE
- a CDS encoding NUDIX hydrolase; translated protein: MITPADLARMLGQTPDSADSHTQDHLLYTSETPHHSADSGDSSDVGGTASHSTNQAVHQDEVDAVPTAQHSGVPGTPATPATPEPSESEISDATSDMPAPKPMMPTPATVFGMHATVTIATTSGTIEGQADGIAGEAGAETIAEVEPIIATAQTSVTIVTNDPAATAHAAVDAAVAVAKAAAAHTTAIPTPRDVLMPPAARTAPAATPVTMPVSAPSAAPVRPATSAHPTPATVFGRHPSGDVASPEPAVPVEPVTPSGPTPAMMPQRRTSDGPTTFASLDAQELPVVREYSAGGLIFDDQNRVAIIARHSRSGHLEWCLPKGHIEKGETPQQTAVREVHEETGILGEVIDSIATIDYWFTGTTQRVHKLVHHFALKQTGGELTVEGDPDHEAEDAIWVRFEDLDDVLSYPNERKIAWLYARKKNRQANE
- the murJ gene encoding murein biosynthesis integral membrane protein MurJ; the protein is MSSSVGRNSLIMATGTAASRVTGQLRTILLAAAIGTTGLAANAYQAGSMIPQSVFTLVSGGIFNAVLVPQIVRTLKEKDAQERLNRLITLAIGILLAMTVVMAAASPLLARLYVGSDDHQMIALTTSFTLWCMPQVFFYGLYTVLGQILAAKDHFLTYAWSSTGANIISCAGFTGFILLFSKANEQPLEFWTADKIALTAGTWTLGVAFQALILFLPLARIGFKYKPSFGLGGFGLRSMGPVALGSLGVVITSEICGIILTRIATSAPQRAHELTGASLFSVAGNATYQNAYTLFILPYSLIAVSVSTAMFPKISRSIAAANLDEARHDLVSALNNVGLLIMFFAAAMVVFPEPIIRALLPSVSMDETMLISYALIALSVGIPLGSAFLLIQRTFYAFEDGLHPFLSAVMQYGFTSIFMIIGMMVLPPEHWVLGIACSVTLGGLLALPLTLMMLRRKFEGNLGGREITRTYAKAIVAALASGVVVWLIKRPVVALLGADIRPVGGHMSWWSALAICVVLTIVLAVVYVAVLWVVHTPELISAYHSILARLHKTPASEDVAVTAQPEKSRRYVNQS
- a CDS encoding LytR C-terminal domain-containing protein; the encoded protein is MTYQVDEREARKAYVRRRQTIVFSISGAVLAVVLVIALLFNFHVFGLGEVETPASQPNYGNAAPCAVKDSSGKAQYVSNASVGIRVMNGTSHGQFAKAVGEALANRGFSVQKIDNYSSTDVERTTIYFGKNAINQAYTLIGNFTDATMIMTAREDQLIDVVIGATFNDLQDTNSSPQSGKTITNIEGCKAADSMTKLPADTKHDAYTAQ